CGGTTAATTGACGGGAAGCCACTGACTCCCATTGAAGATACTGATGATATTTGGGAGTTTGCGTACCGTATAGGTCTGAGCGAGGGGGAACCGGGTTTCAGTGCCTATCAATGTAAAAGAATGAGTTCTTTATTTAAAACGGTTTATACCAACGGGACTGTGAAATATGAAGACAATAACCGGTGCTGTGGGGTAGATGTAAACAGTCCCGACGTATCGTTCCATAATAAGCTGATTACAGATGTGGTCGACGACATGTATCCAATCACGATGCCGTATTGTCCGGAAGATAAACCGTTTGTGGTATATCGCGAAGACTTCCTCACAGATGCCAAAAATGGAGACTACGACACTGTCGCATTCCTTTATCTGACAAAGCCGGACGGAGAACGCGTTGAGATTAATCGATTCTTCAAAGAAGACAAGGACGGTCGTATGTGTGAGATAGGGTTTGAAGAATTTGAAGAGCGCCGGAAAATGCATGAGGAGCGTCTGTGGAATCTGAAAATTGAAAAATTGGAATCTATTTTCGGCTTCAAATTCTACGATTGGCAAAAACGATATTTAAAAGGGGATGATATGGCGATATACGGACGAGGGCGAGGGAGTGGAAAAACGTTTATTTATTGTTTAAGAGTGTTATTGGAAGAAAGAGCCGCTTTTAGATTGGCGGATTTCAGAAGTATCAGAGATAAGCGAGGAAAGTTCTTAACTGACGTGGACTGCCGCGAAAGAGACCACCTTATTCTGCTTTTGCATAGCTTACAGACGATAAACGCCAAGCTCGTTAGTGCCGGTTTTAAGACAAATTTGATATTGGATGGTGAAGAAGAATGAACCGAAGTGCTTTCATCAAGGGTCTGAACAGTAATATTCGGCTTTCTGAAAAAGAACGCCGGAGAATAATTCGTAGAAGCCTTGAAAAATATCCGTGGAAGCTGAAATGCACTGTTGCGATGGAAGAATTCGCGGAGCTGCAGCAACAGGTTAGTAAACAGATTCGTGGATACGGAGACCAACTTGGACTCTTAGAAGAGATGGCAGATGCTTATATTTGTCTTCGCTTTCTGGAGTCCATTTTTAATGTTACTGAAGGGGAGCTGCAGAAGGCTATTGATGTAAAATTGCAGAGGGAAAGGGGAAATCTATGAAAATATTCATTGTCGGTTCGACAAGTAGGGCGGCAGATATCGATGGTGTAGCTTGTAAACTACGTAAAGCTGGACACGATGTTGACTACGTAATAAAACACGAAGGCGAAGCATTACTTACTCTCATGGAGGATGCCTTCTGGAAGATAGCTGTATCCGATATGGTCGTGGTGGTCAGAAATGCAGACGGGAGTATTAGAGAGCTGATGCGATATGGGGTGAGTATGGCTGTCCGTCTTGGAAAGCCAGTGTACATCTGCGGAAGTGATCGGGAGGACCAAACATGAATCTCAGACAGAAAAATAAACGGTTAAAGCGAGAACTGGAGTTGCTGAAGAAACAGACGATTAAACCGGAGATTATTCGACAAAGGGCGGATGTTATCCGGCTATACGGTAGTTACAAATTTACACAGACGGTAATTGAGAATGTTCCAGAAGAAGTTATAAAAAGGGCTGCAGCAAAGCCTTTATTGGAAACTGTTATGCCATACATTCATTTCGACAGATACCTGGATTATAGTGATGGGAACTATGTGGTAGAAGCCAGTTTGTCTGTAGTGAAGGAGGACTGATATTGGTATGAAAAACCGAAAATGCATATTAATTCTGGCGGTATTAGCTGCTTTCTTATTAACGGGCTGTAGTTCTGACTTTTTCGAACCAGTTTTTACAAACCATCGTTTCGAGTGTGTAGGCTCCCTTGATGATATTGATATTCCGATGGATCATGACGACTACGTCTATCAGATACGCGACACTGAGACTGGCGTAAATTATATTTGCATAGCCGGGCATTACAGAGCCAGTATTTGTCCGATGTACGACGCTGATGGACAGGTTGTCGTGACTAATTGAGGGGGATTGATTATGAGTAAATGTCCGCAAGAAGCTAAGGCTTTAAGGTGGGTGTCTAACATGTTTCCATTAACGCAAATTCCTATGGACGAAACAGATAGGATGTCAAATGCGATACATGTTTACTGTAAAGCCGGTGCCACAAAAATAGAAAAGTTGCAGGAGCAAGTTGACATGTTGGAGGAATGTATTCGGCGTTTGGAAGGGGGGAGTAACAATGATTAAAATTGAAAATGTAGAGGTGGTTGGCTGGGAGGCTGCCATCAGAGGGATGCGGAATCCCATGAATTCGTGGAAGAAGAGTGATAGTGAGTTCATTACTTCATACGAAAATCTTATCGGAGATAATGACCACGACCTTATGATGCGACTTGCGAATGGCGGTCCGGTTCACGCGAAGTACAGACGGATGATTGTGGTGTATCTGGACATCACTGCTCCGTTGTATTGGTGGAAAGAATTCGACACATATAAGGTTGGTACGGTCGCTAATAGCTGCAGTACGATGCACAAAATTGCTGAGAAGGAGTTTGAATGGTCTGATTTTAGTACAGAGCATCTTTTTAACTTCGGAATGTGGGGAGAGCCGTTTACGGACGCGGATGCTGTCTATGCACCGGCAAAAACCATGAAGTGTGTTATATCAGCACTTAATGGCGCGAGGAATAGATATTTTGATTATAAATCTCGTGGAAAAGAATGGGAGCCGCTTGCGAAACAGGCTTGGTGGCAGATGATTCAGCTTCTTCCGAGTTCCTATAACCAGAAGCGGACAGTGATGCTGAATTATGAAGTTCTTGCCGGTATCTATCCGATGAGAAAGAATCACAAGCTGGATGAATGGCATCAGTTCTGTGAATGGATTGAGGACTTGCCCTATTCGGAGATTATCACAGGAGGTGATGTAGAGTGACCTTAAGAGATTTGGCTCCTTTGATTAAATGCAATGATTTACAGCTAGTGTGTGACGGAGAAGAATTATGCTTAATAAGAAATGGCTATATCGAGGGCACGTTTTCCGAGAAGTATCTTAGTATGGTGGTGGACTATATCGAAAATGATGAAAGTGTACCGGATACTATTATTGTTCATGTAGGAGGTGTGGATTGATGGAAATTGCAAAAGAATATTTATGTTCAGACTGTATTCATCGCGACGTATGTTTTTACAAAGCTACGTTTCGCGATGTGGAGGAGCAAATCAGTACTATGGTCGTGAGTGTTCCTGAAGGGAAATATCGAGTCGACGCTATACCGTTTGTGTCTTCAGTAGGGCTGAACTGTAAACATTATGGGAATACAACGAAATCATTAATCGACAGGAGGGCGCGCTGAATGAGGAAGGAAACGTTTAGAGTGGATATTATTGATATGCTGTCTTACGATGCCGGATATGCCGCGGGTTATGCCGATGGGACAACGGATGGAGTTGAGTATGGTTATAATGCCCGTGTGCTGCAGCGTAGTCCGAGGAGAAGGTACGATACAGCTACTCGCGAAAAGCAGTTATATTTTATGAAGCAGAGGGTTCTTGGTATACTGAGCGTGCTGGTTGCAATACTTGCCTATCTGCTTATTCCAGATGGAGGGACGCTGATCGCGGTGGCGGCTGGGGTGCCCGGTATGTGTTTGATATTTACCAGACGGATGGTTCTGGTGGATGATTACTGGCATAAATGCATGGGAAAAATTGATAAAAATCGGCAGCATTTTTGACGTAATTTTCCGCCCAAAAATAAAAATAAAAGTGGGCAAAAAACGGGCAGCGCCCACTTTTGGTCAAAAAGTGTGAAGAAATTCGGGTGTAAAAGTGGGTTTAATTGCATAAAAAAGTGGGCGTTTTTGACCAAAAACCCACTTTCTGCCCACTTTTGAAAACGTTTTTGACCACGAAAAACCCATTATTTATGCGGGTTTCCGGACTTTTCGCCCAAAAACCCACTTTTTTTCTTATTAACCTTAAAAATTAAAAAAAAAAAATAAAATAATAGTAATTGGCGAAAAAAAATGGGTTTTTGACCAAACGCAAATTTTTCGTCAAATCTAGATTAAAAATTGATGCGGCAGATGGTTATTGCGATTGATATTTTCTGACGCGCAAATAACATGCTGTTTAATGAAAAAAAATATTTAAGGAGGATTCAACTATGAATGTGAAAGAGAAACTGAATGAAGTAAAAACGGAGGTGAGAGAATACTGGGCTGAAAATAAATGGAACTATATTTTCTACGGAGCTGGGCTCGCAATCGGTTTGGGATATGGAATTTATGCTGGGCAGCGAACGGTGGTTCCTTTGACAACGTGGAAGGCACGAAAAATAGTTAAGACTACATTTTCGGGGATACCAAAAGGGACCGAAGTTGGACTGTCCGCAAGCTGGTTTAGACCTCTCAAAACTGAGGAACTCGGTGAATTAGGGAAAGCCATAATCGCAAGCGGAGAGTCACCTTCAAGAAAACATTACAGATGTCTTCTCATAGGAGAACCAATTAAATAACACACAAAAAAAAAGACAGCAACGGGGTTCTGGGTTATCCAGACCCTTTTGTTGTTTTCGAAAATATATCTGGCTATTTTAAAATTCGCGAAAAAAACACGCCCTGTTATGAGGAGAAGATAGAATGGTTATTTTTATACCGTTTTGTCTTTATTTTTTTTTTTATCGACATTATAGGTTACTGGAAGAGGTACGAAACATGTTAGAAAGCAAATTCCAGTCCAGGCTGATAAAAGATGTAAAAAGTCTGTTTCCCGGCTGCATTGTCACAAAAAGCGATTGCAATTATATCCAGGGAATCCCGGACCTTTTGATTCTGTACGGAAGCAAGTGGGCGACGCTGGAATGCAAACAAAGCTTGCGGGCAAAGAAGCAGCCTAATCAGTCTTACTATGTAGACAGGATGAACGAGATGTCTTTTTCGCGCTTTATCTGTCCCGAAAATAAGGAACAGGTTTTGGAGGAACTTAGTTTATATTTTGCAAACTAGAAGGAGCGGAATTATGCAATTTAATCAGCATACCAAACTGAACGGTCTGCACGCACCATTCTCGCCAAGTCAGCCGTACTGGCTCAGATACGATGATGAAAAAGTGATGGAAGTGTACCAGAACCGTAAAGCAGCAGAAATGGGAACCCGGTTACATTCCTGGGCGAAACAGACAATCGATTTGAGAATCAAGCAGCCTCGTAAATCCAA
This is a stretch of genomic DNA from Marvinbryantia formatexigens DSM 14469. It encodes these proteins:
- a CDS encoding DUF6440 family protein, with the protein product MKNRKCILILAVLAAFLLTGCSSDFFEPVFTNHRFECVGSLDDIDIPMDHDDYVYQIRDTETGVNYICIAGHYRASICPMYDADGQVVVTN